In one Chitinophaga sancti genomic region, the following are encoded:
- a CDS encoding 3-deoxy-D-manno-octulosonic acid transferase: MAAATGNAKAKLWIDGRRHWRERMKEQLKGAGPLLWVHAASLGEFEQGRPVVEAIRARYPHCRILLTFYSPSGYEVRKNYQGADYVYYLPLDTPGNARDFLDIVCPDLVIFIKYEFWYHFLTALSKRQIPVLLISGIFRPKQLFFKPYGGMFRRLLRQFDWIFVQNQESLDLIRQLGIEKASLAGDTRFDRVFALLQEAVELPGIDSFVNGRKAVIAGSTWEADEQVLADWWKANAKPDRCLILAPHEIHESHIKQVQSLFPGALRYSADGQGDVLIIDNIGLLSLLYRYARVTFIGGGFGKDGIHNILEPATYSKPVVFGPVFHKYPEAAALLIAGGGVTIADANSLTTVMESLLEDDASCIKTGNAAGRFVAEHKGATGKILAYIQEKRFFTKA; the protein is encoded by the coding sequence TTGGCCGCAGCCACCGGCAATGCCAAGGCTAAACTTTGGATAGACGGCCGTCGCCATTGGCGGGAGCGGATGAAGGAACAGCTGAAAGGTGCCGGCCCCCTCCTTTGGGTGCATGCGGCTTCTTTGGGAGAGTTTGAACAGGGCAGACCTGTGGTGGAAGCTATCCGCGCCCGGTACCCCCATTGCCGTATCCTGCTTACGTTCTATTCTCCTTCTGGCTATGAGGTGCGTAAAAACTACCAGGGAGCTGATTACGTGTATTATCTCCCGTTGGACACCCCCGGAAATGCACGTGACTTCCTGGATATTGTATGCCCGGACCTGGTGATCTTTATTAAGTATGAGTTCTGGTATCATTTCCTCACGGCTTTGTCCAAAAGGCAGATCCCGGTCTTACTGATTTCTGGTATTTTTAGGCCTAAGCAGTTATTTTTCAAGCCTTATGGAGGTATGTTCAGGCGCCTGCTCCGGCAGTTTGACTGGATTTTTGTGCAAAACCAGGAATCGCTGGACCTGATTCGGCAACTGGGCATTGAAAAGGCGAGCCTGGCGGGGGATACCCGTTTTGACAGGGTATTTGCGCTACTGCAGGAAGCAGTGGAACTACCGGGTATTGACTCCTTTGTTAATGGCCGCAAGGCCGTGATAGCGGGTAGTACCTGGGAAGCCGATGAGCAGGTGTTGGCAGACTGGTGGAAGGCAAATGCCAAACCGGATCGCTGCCTGATACTGGCTCCTCACGAAATTCACGAATCACATATTAAACAGGTGCAGTCATTATTCCCTGGGGCTCTCCGCTATTCTGCAGACGGGCAGGGGGATGTACTCATTATTGATAATATCGGGTTGTTGTCCCTATTGTACCGGTATGCCCGCGTGACTTTTATTGGTGGGGGCTTTGGAAAAGACGGTATCCACAATATACTGGAACCGGCTACTTATAGTAAACCGGTGGTATTTGGCCCTGTATTCCATAAATATCCGGAAGCTGCTGCATTATTAATCGCAGGCGGTGGTGTGACCATTGCCGATGCCAATTCATTGACAACAGTAATGGAGTCCTTACTGGAAGACGATGCCTCCTGCATAAAAACCGGCAATGCTGCCGGCCGTTTTGTGGCGGAGCACAAGGGTGCTACCGGGAAAATTCTGGCTTATATTCAGGAAAAACGTTTTTTCACCAAGGCATAA
- a CDS encoding thymidine kinase: protein MFIEPSLAGGRRGWIEVICGSMFSGKTEELIRRLKRARIANLKVEIFKPVIDTRYDIQHIVSHDESRINSTPLENSQQILLLAQDVDVVGIDEAQFFDGELPQVCDQLALRGIRVIVAGLDMDYLGKPFGQMPFLLAKADYITKLHAICVKCGNIANYSYRKSADKHTVLLGETDLYEPRCRHCYYEE from the coding sequence ATGTTTATTGAACCTTCTCTTGCAGGAGGGCGAAGGGGTTGGATAGAAGTGATCTGTGGCTCAATGTTTTCTGGAAAAACGGAGGAGTTGATCAGGAGATTAAAAAGGGCCCGCATTGCCAATTTAAAAGTTGAAATATTTAAGCCTGTAATTGATACCCGCTACGACATACAACATATTGTTTCTCACGATGAAAGCCGGATAAACAGCACCCCTCTTGAGAACTCTCAGCAGATTCTGTTGCTTGCTCAGGACGTGGATGTCGTGGGCATCGATGAGGCGCAGTTCTTTGATGGAGAACTGCCACAGGTGTGTGACCAACTGGCATTGCGTGGTATTCGCGTAATTGTGGCAGGTCTTGACATGGATTACCTGGGCAAACCATTTGGGCAGATGCCATTTTTGCTGGCCAAAGCAGATTACATTACCAAGCTGCACGCCATTTGTGTGAAGTGTGGCAACATAGCCAATTATTCCTACCGGAAATCAGCCGATAAGCATACCGTATTATTAGGAGAAACTGATCTGTACGAGCCCAGGTGCAGGCATTGTTATTACGAAGAGTAG